The window TCTGATACCTGCTTTTACTGCCTCTGCAATCTTATCAAGGTGAATATGCCCAGGAACCACTTCGTTCCATGAATTTACAACAGCAATCAAAGGTCTTTTAAGCTCCTCATCTGTATATCCCATTGCCTTGAAAAGCGAGCGCTGAGGCGCTTTTTCAAAACCTTTTTTTACAATGTCACTCCTCATTATTTTTCACAGCTCCTTTAAAAGAATACTTTAGTCATATATATCAACACCATCAACAAGTGTAAGTTTTTTGAATTCTTCCATTAGTTTTTTTGTAATCGGTCCGACCTCACCATTGCCTATTTTTCTTCCATCAACCTCTGTGACTGCTATAACCTCTGCTGCCGTGCCTGTAAAGAAACACTCATCTGCATTGTAAAGGTTAAATAGTGTGAACACTTTTTCATACACAGGAATACCAAGATCTTTTGCAAGTTTCATCACAGTTCTTCTTGTAATACCATCCAAAGCTCCAAGATAAACAGGTGGTGTGATAAGCTCGCCATCCTTTACAATGAAGATATTATCACCCGTGCACTCTGTAACATAACCATCTTGTGTGAGCATTATAGCCTCTGGTACACCTGCCATGTTTGCCTCAATCTTTGCTAAGATGTTATTTAGATAGTTCAATGACTTTATCTGAGGGTCTAAACACTGAGGACTATTTCTTCTTGTTGAAGCAGTAATAACCTTCATTCCCTTTTCATACATTTCCTGTGGATATAAAACAATTGAGTCAGCAATGATAACAATAGTTGGTTTTGGACATTTAGTGGGTGAAAGGCCTAAATCACCAACACCGCGTGACACAACAAGCCTTATATACCCATCTTTTATGTTATTGACTCTGCATGTCTTTTTTAAAGCCTCAATCATCTCTTCCTTTGATATTGGAATTTCCATGTAAATAGCCTTTGCTGCTTGATATAGCCTGTCCACATGTTCTTTGCATTTAAAAATCTTTCCATTGTAAACTCTTATCCCCTCAAACACCCCATCGCCATACAAAAACCCATGGTCAAACACTGACACTTTTGCCTCTGATTTTTTATAAAACTCCCCATCAATGTATACAAGTTTCTCTTCCATCGAAACATTTCCCCCTATGTGTATTATTAATCTTTTCAGGAAAAACTAAAAGATGATTAATTACTTATTGTATAATATCTGAAAACTTATGTCGACATGTTTTTTGTACTATTTTGTATTTTTTTAATGATTTTTTCTTCTGAGAAGAGACAACATGAAAACCTGAAGTTATTTTTATACATTATACCTAAGAGAAATTAGAAATACAATAACAAAAAAGAAAAAGGCCTCATCACTTGAGGCCTCAAAAAAGCCTTTACTGCACATATTCTAATATTCTGCACATCCACTCGTACGTTTTGACAACCTCATCCAGCACTGCATATTCAGATGTGGTGTGAGGATTGTAATAACCAACAGAAAGACAAAAGCTGCTTATCCCAAACCTGTCAGCGATGTATCTTATATCGGCAATGTGAGGACTTTTTTCTTTCTTTGCTGGAATTCCTAAACTTTTGCCTATTTCAATCACCTTGTCATGCAAGTCTTTTTTAAAACATATATCTTTGCCACCATAGCTGCAGACAACATCGCCAAAACCCCGTCTGTCAAGTCCAATCACAAGATTTACACCTCTGAAAAACTCTGGATGATTTTCAATGAAAAATATTACTCCCCTATGTTCGTCTTCGCAGGAAGTTGTGAAGAGAAATTTGAACTGGTAGTGGGTAAATCTTAAAAGAGCCAAAATGATTGCAATTCCGCATCTGTCATCAGCACCTATTGGGCGTGTACCATTTCCTTTTATTCTGCCGGTTTTCTCATCGTAAACCACTTCCATCATCCAATTCTTGCCCATCTCTTCGCTACCAACAGAGTCAAGATGGGCATTTAAAAGTACTTTTGGATTTTTTCCTCTTTCAACAAATAGATTGTTTTGCTTGTCATCATCATAGAAAACCAGCATCTCACTCAGTTCATTTTCTACAAACTCTTTCAGCTCTTCCTCTTTGCCAGGGTAGGACTCTATCGCGCACATCTTCAAAAGAAGTGACCTTATATAATCTCTTACCCCTCGGACATGGCATGGTACCTTCTTAAATGTTTCTTTACTTTTATTATATCACTTTTTTGGTGAGAATATATAAAAATTTTTCATTGAAAATCAAAAAACCATGGGATTTTGCCCATGGCTGTGAAAGTATTCTTACAAAGAATTTGTCCACTTGCCACACCTGTCTCCCCACATTGCAATAACTTTTCCTTCCATTGAGACTTTTACAACCTCACACCTGTTAGAACATCCTTTGCATTCGAAAGACGAAGTTGTAAATTCAATGTCTGCCGCATCAAACCCTCTGAATTTTGTCTTTGCTTTGGTTTTCTCAATATAATCTTTTGCCAATATTGCACTACCTATTGCTCCCATAACGTTAAAGTGTTCAGGCACAATAATCTCACTTTTTAGCTCTCTTTCAAACGCAGCTTTTATGCCTTTGTTTGCTGCAACTCCGCCCTGGAAAACAAACGGTGGTTCTAAGTTTTTGCCCCTTCCAACATTGTTCAAGTAATTTCTCACAAGCGCATCGCAAAGCCCTCTTATAATCTCAGCCTTTGAAAATCCAAACTGCTGCTTTGCAATCATATCTGACTCTGCAAACACAGTACATCTTCCTGCAATCCTGACAGAATTTTTTGCTGACAGTGCCAAGTCACCAAACTGCTCAATTGGAATTTTGAGCCTTTCTGCCTGATGGTCCAAAAAAGAACCCGTGCCAGCTGCACATACAGTGTTCATTGCAAAGTCCACAACCATCTGGTCTTTGATAATTATTATTTTTGAGTCCTGTCCTCCTATCTCAAAGATTGTCCTAACATTTGGAACAAAATGGATTGTGGCTGTCGCATGCGCTGTTATTTCGTTTTTTATAACATCCGCACCCAAGATTGCTCCTGCAAGCTGTCTGCCTGAACCAGTTGTGCCAACCCCTAAGACCTCAACATTTCCAAGACTCTCTTTTAATTGTTTTATACCTTCTTTAACAGAGTCAATTGGTTGTCCATTCGTCCTGATGTACGTCTTAAAAAGTACATTCACATCTTTGTCAATCGCAACAACATTTGTGGACACAGAACCAACATCAACCCCTATGTAAATACTCTTCATACCACTACAACCCTTTCTTCATCAGCATGTTGTTGAAACTCATTTACAAAAACCTCTTTTGTCCTTCCTTTCTTTCTATTTCTCAAAAGGTCAACAAAGGCTTCTATTCTTGTTAGCATATTTGCTTTTCCTGTTTGCTCATCAATTGGCAAAGATAAAATTGGAATATCAACTTCTTTTGAAATCTTAGGAATTAAACTTTGTGTCACAAGCTCTGGCAAACATGCAAAGGGCATAAGGTGTATTATTCCATCAAACCCTCTTTCCTTAAAGTCTATAATGTGTCCAACTGTTTCAACTGCATGCCCACCTATTAGAATCTTTATATATCTTTGTCCTTTTTTAATTATCTCTTTAAATCTCTTCGGTCGAAGTGCCCATGGGACCAAATTGTCGTTTATCCACTCAAAAAGATATAAGCTTCTTTCAACCTCAACACCAAGATTGCCTAAAATCTCTTCTATGCCAAAATTAATTGAACTTTCCATAACAACGTAAATCTCACCAACAATTCCAACTCTAATTTTGTCTTTCTCATCAACCTCTTTTGTTGGAATGCTAAGAAGCATTTTTTTACACTCTTCATATACCTTATAAAGCTCTTTTCGTGTCTTTATCTTGTCAAACTTTTCTTGGATCTCATTCCACACTTGAGTTGTCTGACCTTTATTGATTTCATAAGGTCTTATCTTTTGAACCATTTTTTCAAGCTCATCTAACTTCTGGACAAACCTGTATAATGTATACATTCTGTTTATTACTTTAGGCCATGGAACACCATTTCGGATTTTTTGGACATTTCTCCAAAATGCTTTCCAGTTATCCTGTGGTGCGTCGAATATTATAAGCTCAACATCGTCATAACCAAGCGACTTTAAAATGTTCCTGTGAGTATCGCCATAAAAACCTGCCCTGCAAGGCCCGTGCCCACCAGAGGTCACAAGCACCTTTGCACCCTTTTCAATAGCTTCCAAATATGTGCCCATGACCATCTTCAAAGGAATGCAAGCAAACTCGGGTGAGTATTTTACACCTAAGTCCATCGTCCTCTGAGTTGGTTTTGGGGGCATTATAACCTCATGCTCTAAAAACTCAAAAAGTTTTTTATATACAATCGTCGAACCCATATACGGAAACGAAACCTTCATCTTCAATTACCTCCGCACTAAATTCCATGCGAAACCCTTGCCCATTTCTTTCTCTTTAGCATATCCACAAATGCTTCTAATCTTGTTATCATATGCCCTTCGCCTGTGTGCTCATCCACCCTCAAAGTGGTAAAAGGCTTTCCCGCTATATCGCTTTCATACTGTAAAAATCTTCCAACAATAGCATCAGGACCACATCCGAACGCTGTTACATGAATCAGGCCATCAACTTCTGGGTCTTTGAGATAGAAAAGACCTGCGCCAAGTACCCTGTTTGAAAATGTCCAGAATAGCCTTTTTCTGTAGTGTCTGAGGTTTTCATATGCAATATCTGTCGGCACCATTTCAAAGGTTTTTATATTCACATTCATTGCTTCCAGTTTTTTTATTACATCCATGCTGATAAATGAGTCATAGACATCATACACATATCCTAAAACAGCTATAGTCACTTCTCCATCCTTTTTGACCCTTTTCAAATCCTCTTCCCATCTTTGAGTTCTGTAGCTTTCAAGGGCCTTGTCACAAGTAAGTCCACTGTGGAGCAAACTTTTAAACCTTAGAAATACTTCTTCAGCTTTCTTCAAAGCAAGCCTCAGTTCTCTGTGTGAAAATCCAAAGATTTCTGTCAGTATACCATATATTTTAGGTGAACTAATATCCTCGTTGTTTTTTTCATGTATTATAGGGGAAATTATCCTGCCACTGCTTCCCTCAACAGTGCCCTCAATTATATCAGGAAGCCCCATGAATTTTGGGCAAAAGTACTCTGGTTTTTTTATTCGTGCAAATCTTGGAACAAATACATAATCTGCCTTTTCAAGTCCTTCTATTACATGTCCAGTAAAAATCTTAATTGGCGCGCAAATATCCGAAACAGCAGCTTTTGACCCTTTGTCAAGTATATCCTTGTTTGTTATTCCTGTATCTACAACTTCAAAACCAAGTTCTCTAAATAATGTGTCCCAAAGAGGAAAATAGTAATAGTATAAAAGTGCGTGCGGAATTGCTATCTTCATCCGATGAATCTCCTTCTTAGTCTTTTAAATGTCCTATCTTATTATAACACAATCCCAAAAGGGTGTCTAAAAAAAGGGCAGTTTTTGTAAAAAAACAACTGCCCCTTTCTTGTTTAGTCTTTTGGTCTCATGGTTGGGAAGAGCAAAACATCCCTGATAGAGTAAGAATCGGTAAGTAGCATCACAAGCCTG is drawn from Caldicellulosiruptor naganoensis and contains these coding sequences:
- the ilvE gene encoding branched-chain-amino-acid transaminase translates to MEEKLVYIDGEFYKKSEAKVSVFDHGFLYGDGVFEGIRVYNGKIFKCKEHVDRLYQAAKAIYMEIPISKEEMIEALKKTCRVNNIKDGYIRLVVSRGVGDLGLSPTKCPKPTIVIIADSIVLYPQEMYEKGMKVITASTRRNSPQCLDPQIKSLNYLNNILAKIEANMAGVPEAIMLTQDGYVTECTGDNIFIVKDGELITPPVYLGALDGITRRTVMKLAKDLGIPVYEKVFTLFNLYNADECFFTGTAAEVIAVTEVDGRKIGNGEVGPITKKLMEEFKKLTLVDGVDIYD
- a CDS encoding M20/M25/M40 family metallo-hydrolase; the encoded protein is MCAIESYPGKEEELKEFVENELSEMLVFYDDDKQNNLFVERGKNPKVLLNAHLDSVGSEEMGKNWMMEVVYDEKTGRIKGNGTRPIGADDRCGIAIILALLRFTHYQFKFLFTTSCEDEHRGVIFFIENHPEFFRGVNLVIGLDRRGFGDVVCSYGGKDICFKKDLHDKVIEIGKSLGIPAKKEKSPHIADIRYIADRFGISSFCLSVGYYNPHTTSEYAVLDEVVKTYEWMCRILEYVQ
- a CDS encoding acyl-CoA dehydratase activase is translated as MKSIYIGVDVGSVSTNVVAIDKDVNVLFKTYIRTNGQPIDSVKEGIKQLKESLGNVEVLGVGTTGSGRQLAGAILGADVIKNEITAHATATIHFVPNVRTIFEIGGQDSKIIIIKDQMVVDFAMNTVCAAGTGSFLDHQAERLKIPIEQFGDLALSAKNSVRIAGRCTVFAESDMIAKQQFGFSKAEIIRGLCDALVRNYLNNVGRGKNLEPPFVFQGGVAANKGIKAAFERELKSEIIVPEHFNVMGAIGSAILAKDYIEKTKAKTKFRGFDAADIEFTTSSFECKGCSNRCEVVKVSMEGKVIAMWGDRCGKWTNSL
- a CDS encoding 2-hydroxyacyl-CoA dehydratase, whose protein sequence is MKVSFPYMGSTIVYKKLFEFLEHEVIMPPKPTQRTMDLGVKYSPEFACIPLKMVMGTYLEAIEKGAKVLVTSGGHGPCRAGFYGDTHRNILKSLGYDDVELIIFDAPQDNWKAFWRNVQKIRNGVPWPKVINRMYTLYRFVQKLDELEKMVQKIRPYEINKGQTTQVWNEIQEKFDKIKTRKELYKVYEECKKMLLSIPTKEVDEKDKIRVGIVGEIYVVMESSINFGIEEILGNLGVEVERSLYLFEWINDNLVPWALRPKRFKEIIKKGQRYIKILIGGHAVETVGHIIDFKERGFDGIIHLMPFACLPELVTQSLIPKISKEVDIPILSLPIDEQTGKANMLTRIEAFVDLLRNRKKGRTKEVFVNEFQQHADEERVVVV
- a CDS encoding acyl-CoA dehydratase activase-related protein; this translates as MKIAIPHALLYYYYFPLWDTLFRELGFEVVDTGITNKDILDKGSKAAVSDICAPIKIFTGHVIEGLEKADYVFVPRFARIKKPEYFCPKFMGLPDIIEGTVEGSSGRIISPIIHEKNNEDISSPKIYGILTEIFGFSHRELRLALKKAEEVFLRFKSLLHSGLTCDKALESYRTQRWEEDLKRVKKDGEVTIAVLGYVYDVYDSFISMDVIKKLEAMNVNIKTFEMVPTDIAYENLRHYRKRLFWTFSNRVLGAGLFYLKDPEVDGLIHVTAFGCGPDAIVGRFLQYESDIAGKPFTTLRVDEHTGEGHMITRLEAFVDMLKRKKWARVSHGI